From a region of the Calliphora vicina chromosome 4, idCalVici1.1, whole genome shotgun sequence genome:
- the LOC135956728 gene encoding diptericin-D-like, producing the protein MKFVYLLAISALYMAAMAKAQNKPFKLTLPKEEPKNLPQLYGGGGGSRKQGFDVSLGAQQKVWESQNKRHSVDVNAGYSQHLGGPYGNSRPAYNGGVGYTYKFGK; encoded by the exons ATGAAGTTCGTTTATTTGTTGGCAATTAGCGCTTTGTATATGGCGGCCATGGCAAAGGCTCAAAATAAGCcttttaag ttgactTTGCCTAAAGAAGAACCCAAAAAT TTGCCTCAACTTTATGGTGGCGGTGGTGGTTCTCGTAAACAGGGCTTTGATGTAAGCTTGGGTGCTCAGCAAAAGGTTTGGGAGAGTCAAAATAAACGTCATTCAGTTGATGTCAACGCTGGTTATTCTCAACATTTGGGTGGTCCTTATGGCAACAGTCGTCCAGCTTATAATGGCGGTGTTGGTTACACTTATAAATTTGGTAAATGA
- the LOC135957300 gene encoding diptericin-D-like, whose protein sequence is MKFVYLLAISALCMAAMVKAQNKPFKLTLPKEEPKNLPQLYGGGGGSRKQGFDVSLGAQQKVWESQNKRHSVDVNAGYGQHLGGPYGNSRPAYNGGVGYTYKFGK, encoded by the exons ATGAAGTTCGTTTATTTATTGGCAATTAGCGCTTTGTGTATGGCGGCCATGGTAAAGGCTCAAAATAAGccttttaag TTGACTTTGCCTAAAGAAGAACCCAAAAAT TTGCCTCAACTTTATGGTGGCGGTGGTGGTTCTCGTAAACAGGGCTTTGATGTAAGCTTAGGTGCTCAGCAAAAGGTTTGGGAGAGCCAAAATAAACGTCATTCAGTTGATGTCAACGCTGGTTATGGTCAACATTTGGGTGGTCCTTATGGCAACAGTCGTCCAGCATATAATGGAGGTGTTGGTTACACTTATAAATTTGGTAAATGA
- the LOC135959066 gene encoding lectizyme-like, whose product MKFLVVIAVLVACAQAATISDIAQKLIPSFNSNFVIMGHDAVPHSAPYIVSLRASANHSHSCGGTIIAKDWILTAAHCIRNPIGISVVAGLHERTILDEKSQSRVVDWGKIHEKYTGGVGPYDIAILHLSEPLQYNQYVQPASLPAVEEIHSGKVHLYGWGLTKADNVGAKILQTVETEILEYNACKATLTENAPIHETNLCSHTLNTSIAACSNDSGGPLVIEHEGAPSELVGIVSWGYIPCGLAKLPSIYVRVSAFIDWVAKIQNAYYVLY is encoded by the coding sequence ATGAAGTTCCTAGTAGTGATAGCAGTTTTGGTGGCTTGTGCACAAGCTGCCACTATTTCGGATATTGCTCAAAAGCTTATTCCCAGTTTTAACAGCAATTTTGTCATCATGGGTCATGATGCTGTACCACATTCCGCCCCCTATATTGTTTCGTTGAGAGCCTCTGCTAACCATTCACACAGTTGTGGTGGTACCATCATTGCCAAGGACTGGATATTGACTGCTGCTCACTGCATTCGTAATCCCATTGGCATATCTGTTGTAGCCGGTTTACACGAACGCACCATCCTTGATGAGAAGTCTCAATCTCGTGTAGTTGATTGGGGAAAGATACATGAAAAGTACACTGGAGGTGTTGGACCTTACGATATTGCCATTTTGCATCTTTCCGAACCCTTGCAGTACAATCAATATGTTCAACCCGCCTCATTACCTGCCGTTGAGGAAATCCACTCTGGAAAAGTCCATTTATATGGTTGGGGACTAACTAAAGCTGACAATGTTGGCGccaaaattttacaaactgTTGAAACCGAAATTCTTGAGTACAATGCCTGTAAGGCGACTTTAACTGAAAATGCTCCCATTCATGAGACCAATCTTTGCTCACACACTTTGAATACAAGTATTGCTGCTTGCAGTAATGATTCTGGTGGCCCATTGGTCATTGAACATGAAGGTGCTCCCTCCGAATTGGTGGGTATTGTTTCCTGGGGCTACATTCCCTGTGGTTTAGCTAAGTTGCCCTCCATCTACGTGCGTGTTTCTGCATTTATTGACTGGGTTGCTAAAATCCAAAATGCTTATTATGTTTTgtactaa
- the LOC135956727 gene encoding lectizyme-like, protein MKFLVVLAVLVACAQAGTVSDIAQKLIPSFNNNFVIKGHDAVPHTAPYIVSLRKTANHSHSCGGTIIAKDWILTAAHCISNPIGMAVVAGLHERTILDEKSQSRVVDWGKVHEQYTGGVGPYDIAILHLSEPLQYNQYVQPASLPAIEEIHSGEVHLYGWGQPKAYILTGAKILQTVETEILEFNACKAALSEDAPIDETNICSHTLKTSISACNGDSGGPLVIEHEGAPSELVGIVSWGYIPCGLAKLPSIYTRVSAYIDWVAKIQNAYYVLY, encoded by the coding sequence ATGAAGTTCTTAGTAGTTCTTGCTGTTTTGGTGGCTTGCGCCCAAGCTGGCACTGTTTCCGATATCGCTCAAAAGCTTATTCCAagttttaacaacaattttgtcatCAAGGGCCATGATGCTGTACCTCATACCGCCCCCTATATTGTTTCGTTGAGAAAAACTGCCAACCATTCTCATAGTTGCGGTGGTACCATCATTGCCAAGGACTGGATATTGACTGCTGCTCACTGCATTAGTAATCCCATTGGCATGGCTGTTGTAGCCGGTTTACACGAACGCACCATCCTTGATGAGAAGTCTCAATCCCGTGTAGTCGATTGGGGAAAAGTACATGAACAATACACTGGTGGTGTGGGTCCTTACGATATTGCTATTCTGCATCTTTCCGAACCTTTGCAATACAACCAATATGTTCAACCCGCCTCATTGCCTGCCATTGAAGAAATCCACTCTGGTGAAGTCCATTTATATGGTTGGGGACAACCTAAAGCTTACATTTTAACTGGCGCCAAAATTTTGCAAACTGTTGAAACGGAAATCCTTGAATTTAATGCCTGTAAAGCGGCTTTATCTGAAGATGCTCCCATTGATGAAACCAATATTTGCTCTCATACTTTGAAAACAAGTATTTCAGCTTGCAATGGTGATTCTGGTGGCCCCTTGGTCATTGAACATGAAGGTGCTCCCTCTGAATTGGTGGGTATTGTTTCCTGGGGCTACATTCCCTGTGGTTTGGCTAAATTACCCTCCATCTATACACGAGTTTCTGCCTATATTGACTGGGTTGCTAAAATCCAAAATGCCTACTATGTTTTGtactaa
- the LOC135956730 gene encoding diptericin-D-like, whose protein sequence is MKFVYFLAICVLSMAALAKADNKPIKLILPKEEPKNLPQLYGGGGGSRKDGFDVSLDARQNVWQSDNKRHSVDVTGGYSQHLGGPYGNSRPEYRGGAGYTYRFG, encoded by the exons ATGAAATTCGTATATTTTTTGGCAATTTGTGTTTTGAGTATGGCTGCTCTAGCAAAGGCTGATAATAaacccataaaattgattttgcctAAAGaagaaccaaaaaat TTGCCTCAACTTTATGGTGGCGGTGGTGGTTCCCGTAAAGATGGATTTGATGTAAGCTTGGATGCCCGCCAAAATGTTTGGCAAAGTGATAATAAACGTCATTCAGTTGATGTCACTGGTGGTTATTCTCAGCATTTAGGTGGCCCCTATGGTAACAGTCGTCCAGAATATCGTGGTGGTGCTGGTTACACTTATAGATTTGGTTAA
- the LOC135957298 gene encoding lectizyme-like, producing MKFLVVVAVLVVCAQAGTLPDIAQKLIPSFTSDFVIKGHDAVPHSAPYIVSLRKTPNHSHSCGGTIIAKDWILTAAHCISNPIGMAVVAGLHDRTNLDEQSQSRVVDWGKIHEKYTGGVGPYDIAILHLSEPLQYNEFVQPASLPAVEEIHSGEIHLYGWGQPKAYILTGAKILQTVETEILEFNACKATLPEDAPIDETNICSHTLNTSISACNGDSGGPLVIEHEGAPSELVGIVSWGYIPCGLAKLPSIYTRVSAYIDWVAKIQNDYYVLY from the coding sequence ATGAAGTTCCTAGTAGTTGTAGCAGTTTTGGTAGTTTGTGCCCAAGCTGGCACCCTTCCGGATATTGCACAAAAGCTTATTCCCAGTTTTACCAGTGATTTTGTCATCAAGGGCCATGATGCTGTACCTCATTCCGCCCCCTACATTGTTTCGTTGAGAAAAACTCCTAACCATTCTCATAGTTGCGGTGGTACCATCATTGCCAAGGACTGGATATTGACTGCTGCTCACTGCATTAGCAATCCCATTGGCATGGCTGTTGTAGCCGGTTTACACGATCGCACCAACCTTGATGAGCAATCTCAATCTCGTGTAGTTGATTGGGGAAAGATACATGAAAAGTACACTGGTGGTGTGGGTCCTTACGATATTGCTATTTTGCACCTTTCCGAACCCTTGCAATATAACGAATTTGTTCAACCCGCCTCATTGCCTGCCGTTGAGGAAATCCACTCTGGTGAAATCCACTTATATGGTTGGGGACAACCTAAAGCTTACATTTTAACTGGCGCCAAAATTTTGCAAACTGTTGAAACCGAAATTCTTGAATTCAATGCCTGCAAAGCGACTTTACCTGAAGACGCTCCCATTGATGAGACCAATATTTGCTCACACACTTTGAACACAAGCATTTCTGCTTGCAATGGTGATTCTGGTGGCCCCTTGGTCATTGAACATGAAGGTGCTCCCTCTGAGTTGGTGGGTATTGTTTCCTGGGGCTACATTCCCTGTGGTTTGGCTAAATTACCCTCCATCTATACTCGTGTTTCTGCCTACATTGACTGGGTTGCTAAAATCCAAAATGATTATTATGTTCTATACTAA